TCGATAGTGATATTATACCCTTTCAATCAAAAAAATCCTAGTGCTCCGTAACCGTAGCTTCCCCATCAAAGCCCCGGGCTGAAATATTGTGAGTGGACTGGATTGATTTAATCCTATTCTACTTATGATGTTTCAGGGCCTCACTGCCGAATTTTGAGGCGCTCTCTTTGCACCTCGGTTTCAGCTCAATTGTCGATGAGGCGGACTAGCCGCCTGAAAAACTTCATTTTTTAAAACAAAAGATTGAGGGCTCTCCCCAAATCTTGAGCTTTAATTGAAAATAACCCTATAAAGGAAGTCGGCGGAAGAGAGTAGCTTATCTGCTGTCACCTCTCTTCGCGGCAGCAGAGCAATGGCGGTTCGGGAGAACCAAATTCAAGGAGACTTACATGCAGCATGCAATCTGGTTTGCCTTTATGGGAATAGATCCGGTACTTACCCTTTATGCGATTGTTGCTTTTTTGACTGTGGGTGTCGGGCTCTCTCTTCTGATTCTCTTCACTAAAGCGAAATTCGTTTCGGCGGAAGAGTGCGTCATCGAAGTTAATGAGGACGAGACGCTCACTAAAAGAGTCCGCGGCGGGCAGACCCTTCTTTCTGCCCTCACCTCCGCCGGGGTACCGGTTCCTTCTCCTTGCGGGGGAAAAGCCACCTGTAAACAGTGCCGTGTACGCATCATCGAGGGCGCAGACGCTCCTTTAGATACCGATAGAGGAACTTTTACGAAGAAACAGATGAAGGAGGGCTGGAGGCTCTCATGCCAACATAAGGTTCATGGCGATATGCACGTCATGGTTGATCCTGCCTGCCTCTCCACCAGGGAGATTGAGGGAGTGGTCTTGAGCAACAAAAACGTTGCGACCTTCATCAAAGAACTCATCATCAAGGTGCCTGACACGGTGCCGATGCATTACAAATCGGGCGAGTATATGCAGTTCCATGTCCCGCCCTTCACGACCAATACCGCCGATTGGAAGCACACCATGGATCCGATCTTCTATACCGATTGGGAGAAGTTTGGCCTTTTTGACCAGACGCTTGACTTTTCCAATCTTCCGAAAGGCGAATCAGGGATCATCAGGGCCTACTCGATGGCTTCCTACCCTGGAGAGGGAAATATTTTGAAGTTCAACATCCGTATAGCAACACCTCCTTTCGTTGGTGGCAAGCCCAATCCGGCCATCCCGTGGGGCATTTGTTCCAGTTATACTTTCTCCCTTAAGGAAGGCGATAAGGTCAATATCTCCGGGCCTTTTGGAGAGTCGTTAATGATTAACGATCAGAGGGAGTTGGTATTCCTCATCGGTGGAGCGGGATCCTCATTCGGGCGGGCTCATATCATGCACCTTTTCCGCACGGAGAACACCAAGCGCAAAGTGACGATGTGGTATGGTGCCAGGTCGATCAAGGAAAACATTTACGAAGAAGACTATCGTCAGCTCGTCAAGGAGTTTCCAAACTTCAGCTATCATCTTGTTCTCTCGGAACCGCTGCCCGAGGATATCGAGGCTGGGTGGCCGAAAGAAGATCCGCTGAAGACAAATTATCTCTTCAGGGCATTCGAGCAGGGGCAGCTCAAGAAGATGGAGTCCCCGGAGGACTGCCTTTACTACGTCTGCGGACCTCCTCTTCACAACTCGAGCGTCATGAAGCTGCTTGATAACTATGGTGTTCCAAGATCCAGCATCATCTTAGACGATTTTGGCAGTTAGTGAAGCAACTGATAGGATTTCATGCGCGGGGCTTTGTTTAAGAGACCGTCTCAGACTGAAATCGGACGATTTCAGTTCGTGGGCGGTCTCTTAAGCCCCTTGGGGGAGAAATCAAAGAGGGGGAAGAGTTGAATTCAGCAAGAACCCTCACTCTGCCTTGGTTTTGAGAGGCGTGGACGTCACATTAAGCTGGTTTATTTATAGACCGCCGTTCTCTATACTTTAGTCGATACTACCCCTGGAATCGATGTTCCTGCGGGCTTTCGGTATATACCGAAAGTGTCTCAAAATTTGGCTTTTGGCAAAGAGAACGCTCTCGCGATTGAAAGATACAAAGTCATCTAATATTAGAAATATGAGGTGACTTGCGATCATTCAATCGCGAGAGTTTTCTCAAAGCCAAAATCCCAATTTTTGAGATAATTTCGGTATAGTTTTAAGTTCTACTTCATGGCTTCAAAATGCGCATACTAATCGCTCAGATCAATCCCGTTGTCGGCAATCTGAAAGAAAACAAACGAAAGATTTTGGAAGGAATTCATGCCGCCCGGGAAAACGGCTGCAGTCTCGCTGTGTTTCCAGAGCTTGCATTAACGGGGTATCCACCCGAAGATATCTTGCTGTTGCCCCAGTTCATCGATGAGGTGAAAAAGGAGTTGAAGGAGATCGCGGGCGCCACCCAGGGGATTGCAGCAATTGTGGGGTTGCCGCGAGCCAATGCAAAGCCTTTCGGAAAGCCCTTACTCAATTCCGCTGCTGTCTTGTTTGAAGGGAAAATTCTTGGATTTCAAGACAAGACGCTGCTTCCTTCTTATGATGTCTTTGACGAGATGCGCTACTTTGACAGGGCAGAGGAGAGGAGGGTTTTTCTTCTTTTCGGTAAAAAGATAGCCATTACGATCTGCGAAGACATTTGGCAGCACGCCGCCTTGTCAAAGGATGTAAGCTATCCTTTGGATCCAGTTGCCGAATACGCGAACCAGAATATCGATCTTCTCATCAATCTTTCGGCATCTCCTTTCAGCCAAATGAAAGCGGAAAGGAGGATCCATGTTGTTCAAAAGGCTGCGAAAACACTCAAAGTGCCGGCCCTGCTTTGCAACCAGGTCGGTGGGCAAGACAGCCTGATTTTTGATGGCTACAGCGTTGTTTGCGATGCGGGGGGGAGGCTTGTCCGCCTCGGCAACGGCTTCCAGGAAGATTATATGGTGTGGGACAGCGAGGTTAAGGCTGATGAACTGGTTGCCGCTTTTGATAAGACCGAAGAGACATACAAGGCGTTAATTTTAGGCCTCAAAGACTACTTTGGCAAGCAGGGCTTCAAAAAAGCTGTGATCGGGCTCTCAGGGGGAATCGATTCGGCTCTTGTCGCCTGCATCGCGGTAGAAGCGCTTGGCAAAGAAAATGTGCTTGGGGTGTCGATGCCCTCAAGATATTCCTCTGAAGGGAGCGTCAAGGACGCAGTCGATCTGGCGGAGGCCCTTGGCATTGAACTAAGGCACGTTCCTATCGAAGAGCCTTTTCAGAGCTTTCTCGATATTCTCTCCCCGGAATTTAAAGGGAAAGAGCCCGATGTAACGGAAGAGAATATCCAGGCCCGCGTTCGCGGCGTCATCTTGATGGCGCTCTCCAACAAATTGGGCCATATTGTCCTCAGCACGGGGAATAAGAGCGAACTGGCGATGGGCTATTCCACTCTCTATGGAGACCTCTGCGGAGGCTTAAGCGTTATCAATGACCTGACCAAGAGGCAGGTTTATCAGATATCACGCTGGATCAACAGGGAAAGGGATATTATCCCGGTCAGCTCTTTGGAAAAAGCGCCCTCGGCAGAGCTGCGTCCCAACCAAAAAGATTCAGACAGCCTTCCCGACTATGAGATTATCGATACTGTCTTGGAAGCCTATGTGCACGACCATCAAAGCCCTGATCTGATTGCGAAGAATCACGGGTATCCTAAAGAACTGGTGTGCGATTTGATCCGTAGAATTCACCGCAGTGAATACAAGAGGAGGCAAAGCCCGCCGGGCTTGCGCGTTACGGACAGAGCCTTCTCCATCGGCAGGCGATTCCCCATAGTCCAAGGGTGGGTTTGACAAGTTGTCTATCAGAGTTTAATCATTATTTCCCGCTTCCCTGGAGCATCCTGTTGCACTTCTCCCGCAGGTTGGCCATTGCCGGTGAAGAGAGGGAAATCATGACAATCACCTCGTGATTGATCTCGACTGTGCTTAACCCATCGAGCAGATTCAGCACAGCCTGCGGATGGATTCCGTTGTCAAGTGCATCCGAGAGCGAGTTGCTTAATTTTTGCTGTTCTTCGACATTGACGGCTCCATATTTCGTATCATTTTTTTTATGGAATGATAGATCGAAGGAGACATTGGCTAGGGTGCATTGGACGGAGCCGGCATATGCCGAGAGCCAACTATTGGCGGTTTGCGCCCCATAAAAATAGCTTGAGGCAGAAGCGCCCATATTCCAGAGTCCCTTCGCCGTTTGTTGGAGAATGTTTCCTTGGGAGGGTCCATAGGCAGCCTTGATGGTAATCGGAACTTCATTGCCCGTTGTTTGTTTGCTGGCAGCTTTCAAATCGCTTTGCAGTTTTTCAGCCATGGCCTGGTCGTTCATCCGCTGGTTAGCCTTCATGAACTTCCTGGCATAGTGGACACCCCGGATAGCGGTGGGGCTTAAATAGGCTCCAACCGCGCCCATCATGAAGGCGCCGACACCGCCTCCGAAGGCAAGCCCTAAGGCTGCGCCCCCACCGGTCGATATAGCGTTGCCAATCATCATGGACTCGTTTCCAAATTTCTCTATTTGCTTTTCTCGATCCAGCGCATCTTTTGCAACTTCGATGTCTCGCGCGTCCTCTTTTCTTCCCTGCTGCAATTTCTCAAGGTCTTCCGCCTGCGCTTTATTAATCACTTGCATCTCATCGACTTTTTGCTCGATGGAGGCGACTTTTTCTTGCGCTTGCTCCAGTTGGATTTGGATGGCTTGCATTTGGCCGATCAGTTGATACGAGTCGTGCGCCAGCGACACGATAACTTTTTGGGTGTTGGAGACGCTGATCATGAAGTTTAACGTTTGGACAAGTTGGCCGTGTGTTGTTGTCGTCATGGAAAGAATGTCCGTAAGTTCTTGATTGATCGTCTCGATCACATCGTCAAGATCTTGTTGGCTTTTGATGGAGTAGTTCGCCTCCATGAGATGCCTTATCTTACCCTCCTGTTGCTTGAGGGTCTCCATGCTCTTCATGGTTCCCTTGATGGCCGAGTCGGCGTCATAGTTTTGCTGGAGGAGACAGCCTCTTAGCTCTTTGTGGTTAGCAAGCGCTTTGCTAATCGCCTCTTTCAACTCCCCTTGAGCCGTTTCAAGGTTGGTTTCAAGGCTTTCGATCTCCTTTTCCACCTCACTGAGCTTGTTTTGGATCTCGTTCTGTTTATCGGAGGCCTTAGTGATGAGGTCTATGGCTGCTTTGTTGCGCGCTCTGAGGCTATTGAGGGCTCCTTCCAAAATTTGCAAATGCTCATTGGCCCCGACATCATTAAGTTCCCGCACCACCATTTTCTTCAGTTCATTGGCGACTATTGCGCCGCCGCCGACGGCTGCCAGAAGGCTGAGAAGGGCGGGAGCAGAGACAGTAGCGGCAACCGCTGTTCCTCCTGTGACAAGGGCTGTGACCAGCGTGGTTCCTTCCCGCTTGGCGATGTTCGTGCATGCCCTTAAAGCTGTTTGGAAGTAAGAAATCTGCTCTTGTTCTTGCTGGACATTGTTTGCGATGGTGAGGCCGTCTTCGATAATTTCCCTCTCGAAATTGGCATCTTGCAGCTCTTCAATCGCATCTTCTTGCTTGAATATCTCTTCCCGCACTTCGCTGGCTTCATTTTCATCGCCAATCTCAGGGTTGATATAGGAGAAGCTGGCCTGCATTGCGCTTAGCGTGCTGGACTGCCCGAGCATGGATTGCCCTAGCATGGACTGTCCTAAAGTCGACTGGGCAAGCTGCTGGACGGATTCATCGACTTTACTTTGTGCCTCGAGTCGTTTTTGTTCGACTTCTGCTTTCATTCCTTTAAGACGCAAAACCAAGCGTTTTGGGGTTTGGGCGTCTAGAGGAGAAATGGTCGTTGTCTGAGTATAGCCACCCGTTCTCATTGGAGCATCCATAAAACCTCCCTGTTTTATGTAAATGTATGTTCAAATGTACATTTTCTATTATATAAAAAATAATTTTAGTTTGTATTGTTATTTATTTTTTTAACTTTCATTAAAAGATAGTGTTTAGTGTTTTCTTTGTTTTCTTAGGGGATTGTTAATAAATTTTTGTTGGATTAATCCAGATTTTAATATATGTTGTTAATTTATCTTGTTGAATTTTAGTGATAATAAAAAATAAAAGTTTGGAAAGGAAAAGCCCATGGCAATGATTTCGGATATAGATAGTATTTCAGGCCTGCCGGTTGAATTATGGAGACCCATACTGATAGAAGCCAAAGAGCCGAATGCCTCCTTAGCCTGCCGGCTTTTTCAAGAGCTTTATGCCGATCCTGCCACTCTCCGGGCGACGATAGAAGATGACTTAAAGCAACGAGGTATCGACCCTCTTCTGACCGGCAATGCCGCGGCCGTAGAGCAACTGAGGAGAGTTAAAGCGTGTCTTGTATCGCGCTTAGTCACCGTCGCTTCGGACGATTTTTTGACAAAGCTGAAGGACTCTTCTCCTTTTTCGATCTTCACCTACATACGCGCCTTCAAGGAAGAGGAGGCGATCGCGCTTTGTCGTCTTTGTGCCGCTCTTCTGCCACAGATCAAAAGGGTGCTTACGATCGATCCGCAGACTTTTATGGATGATTTACCTAAAAACCCTCTGGACAGAGCCCGGTGTATCCGTACCCTTCT
This genomic window from Estrella lausannensis contains:
- the nqrF gene encoding NADH:ubiquinone reductase (Na(+)-transporting) subunit F; the protein is MGIDPVLTLYAIVAFLTVGVGLSLLILFTKAKFVSAEECVIEVNEDETLTKRVRGGQTLLSALTSAGVPVPSPCGGKATCKQCRVRIIEGADAPLDTDRGTFTKKQMKEGWRLSCQHKVHGDMHVMVDPACLSTREIEGVVLSNKNVATFIKELIIKVPDTVPMHYKSGEYMQFHVPPFTTNTADWKHTMDPIFYTDWEKFGLFDQTLDFSNLPKGESGIIRAYSMASYPGEGNILKFNIRIATPPFVGGKPNPAIPWGICSSYTFSLKEGDKVNISGPFGESLMINDQRELVFLIGGAGSSFGRAHIMHLFRTENTKRKVTMWYGARSIKENIYEEDYRQLVKEFPNFSYHLVLSEPLPEDIEAGWPKEDPLKTNYLFRAFEQGQLKKMESPEDCLYYVCGPPLHNSSVMKLLDNYGVPRSSIILDDFGS
- a CDS encoding NAD+ synthase, giving the protein MRILIAQINPVVGNLKENKRKILEGIHAARENGCSLAVFPELALTGYPPEDILLLPQFIDEVKKELKEIAGATQGIAAIVGLPRANAKPFGKPLLNSAAVLFEGKILGFQDKTLLPSYDVFDEMRYFDRAEERRVFLLFGKKIAITICEDIWQHAALSKDVSYPLDPVAEYANQNIDLLINLSASPFSQMKAERRIHVVQKAAKTLKVPALLCNQVGGQDSLIFDGYSVVCDAGGRLVRLGNGFQEDYMVWDSEVKADELVAAFDKTEETYKALILGLKDYFGKQGFKKAVIGLSGGIDSALVACIAVEALGKENVLGVSMPSRYSSEGSVKDAVDLAEALGIELRHVPIEEPFQSFLDILSPEFKGKEPDVTEENIQARVRGVILMALSNKLGHIVLSTGNKSELAMGYSTLYGDLCGGLSVINDLTKRQVYQISRWINRERDIIPVSSLEKAPSAELRPNQKDSDSLPDYEIIDTVLEAYVHDHQSPDLIAKNHGYPKELVCDLIRRIHRSEYKRRQSPPGLRVTDRAFSIGRRFPIVQGWV